A window of the Zeugodacus cucurbitae isolate PBARC_wt_2022May chromosome 4, idZeuCucr1.2, whole genome shotgun sequence genome harbors these coding sequences:
- the LOC105210459 gene encoding probable G-protein coupled receptor Mth-like 2 produces the protein MRIQHLIVCIVIYLLDCHRVLTEIPHCAFEDTVNITASRKFPNGSYSYQNVLVPKHLTGNYSYIELYDGNRKTVEKHLRGCVCQLKPCVKFCCHEKERVTLTNGRLQCSKWKKINYSPFLNITLQNGYKRKMNILTEFVVQQGIPCDMGFPSGDPWELTEDGKITQHMSQAARDYCIFPYPISGTKSWELNAINCPPQIPLSIKVNTMLMLTSVPFLYATILIYWWTGNLKSLNGKCIVCYIFSLANGTMLIVIANFPVTVITSNDFACALIGFVAYYFLTAVFFWLNVICFDLWQNVCFTTKFTNKTNTSEHKRLLYYSLYAWGLPAVMTIITVIIQYSSLPDELKPGIGDTVCFLKTNDWSAMLYFHGLFLLLISFNIVVFYLTVKHVFSVRSNLQMLRSHEQAEDRINRLRVLQENIWQFLRLFIIMGINWLLEIFAYLLDRIKEYEVIFYIINAFTASQGIILFIILVMTKKNRKIIKKAIKDIFSKLRFQRPKAHI, from the exons ATGAGAATCCAGCACTTGATCGTGTGTATCGTGATCTATTTATTGGATTGCCACAGAGTTTTAACCGAGATACCACATTGTGCATTCGAAGATACCGTTAACATAACTGCTAGTCGAAAATTCCCCAATGGTTCCTACTCCTATCAAAATGTGTTGGTGCCGAAGCATTTGACTGGCAACTACAGTTACATCGAGCTATACGATGGCAATCGTAAAACCGTGGAGAAGCATTTACGCGGTTGTGTATGTCAACTTAAGCCATGTGTCAAATTTTGCTGTCATGAAAAGGAACGGGTGACGCTGACAAACGGAAGATTACAATGTTCCAAGTggaagaaaattaattactccccctttttaaatataacattgCAAAACGGATATAAACGTAAAATGAATATACTGACTGAATTTGTAGTGCAACAGGGAATACCATGTGACATGGGATTTCCAAGTGGGGATCCGTGGGAGTTAACTGAG GATGGCAAAATCACTCAACACATGTCACAAGCTGCTCGCGATTATTGTATATTTCCGTATCCCATAAGTGGCACCAAAAGTTGGGAATTAAATGCAATCAACTGTCCTCCACAGATACCTCTATCAATTAAAGTCAACACGATGC TTATGCTGACTTCGGTACCATTTCTATATGCCACAATTCTTATATACTGGTGGACCGGCAATTTAAAAAGCTTAAATGGCAAATGTATAGTTTGTTACATATTTTCATTGGCTAATGGGACGATGCTAATTGTAATTGCCAATTTTCCAGTAACCGTGATTACTAGCAATGATTTTGCTTGCGCTCTTATAG GATTTGTCGCCTACTATTTCTTAACGGCCGTATTTTTCTGGCTTAACGTAATCTGTTTCGATCTTTGGCAAAATGTTTGTTTCACCACCAAgtttacaaataaaacaaatacatcGGAGCATAAACGTTTGCTCTACTACTCACTATACGCTTGGGGTTTGCCAGCGGTTATGACTATCATAACAGTTATTATACAGTACTCCTCCTTACCAGACGAACTCAAGCCGGGTATTGGTGATAcagtttgttttttgaaaa CTAATGACTGGTCAGCGATGTTGTATTTCCATGGACTATTTCTCTTACTTATCTCCTTCAATATTGTTGTTTTCTACTTGACTGTGAAGCATGTCTTTTCTGTACGTAGTAATCTTCAGATGTTAAGATCGCATGAACAGGCTGAAGATCGCATAAATCGTCTGCGTGTGCTACAAGAGaa TATCTGGCAATTTTTGCGCTTGTTCATCATAATGGGTATAAATTGGCTACTGGAAATCTTCGCATATTTGCTGGACCGTATAAAGGAATATGAGGTTATTTTCTACATTATAAATGCTTTCACCGCTTCTCAAGGcatcattttatttataatattggttATGACAAAAAAGAATCGAAAGATCATTAAGAAAG CAATAAAAGACATCTTTTCGAAACTACGGTTCCAAAGGCCTAAAGCTCATATATAG
- the LOC105210458 gene encoding G-protein coupled receptor Mth2 isoform X5, whose product MIGSVKNMNRTVFYKMNIKATRNKSVLKIMGAFPTISRCALYILVTLATLHLTLAEITNCTFADTVNITDSQLLVNGSYNFEGLSVPPHLTGYYEYIELFGGTHEFVAKHLRGCVCQLKRCVKFCCHPRANMYRLTKNSRAQFDEQLNEELTYSPYLNITLHNSSRPQMHVVDEFVVQQGIPCDPGYMLMPHEWELFENGSVLRVTDQLLISRRDYCLDAYRIRDRFVLNPMNCDDRLKKSPNIMLNTIIMLISLPFLYATILIFWLIPELRNLHTKCLISYLLSLAIGNTLIITINLRKSDYVKAVCAAMGFIAYYFLSAVFFWLNVICFDMWQIFHGTKANLTQCKWINYYSLYGWGMPSVMTAITVILQYSDIPDELKSGIGVTHCWLKSNDWSAMLYFYGPCFLLIAINIVIFYVTVKRIYYIRKELDMLTQERDGLSRLRSQQNNCNGNGLDSTELRHQGG is encoded by the exons GTCTGTGTTGAAAATTATGGGCGCGTTTCCAACGATTTCACGCTGTGCGCTCTATATATTGGTCACACTTGCAACCTTACACTTAACGTTGGCCGAAATAACTAACTGCACGTTCGCGGATACTGTTAACATAACGGACAGTCAGTTACTTGTAAATGGGTCTTACAACTTTGAAGGTTTATCTGTGCCACCCCATTTGACTGGGTATTACGAGTACATTGAGCTCTTCGGTGGAACGCATGAGTTCGTGGCGAAACATTTACGTGGCTGCGTATGTCAACTCAAGCGTTGTGTCAAATTCTGTTGCCATCCCAGAGCCAATATGTATcgattaacgaaaaattcgcgAGCGCAATTTGATGAGCAATTGAATGAAGAGCTTACATATTCGCCATATTTAAATATCACCCTGCATAACAGTAGTCGACCACAGATGCATGTGGTGGATGAGTTTGTGGTGCAACAGGGCATACCCTGTGATCCGGGATATATGTTAATGCCGCATGAGTGGGAACTGTTTGAG AATGGCTCGGTGCTGCGTGTTACTGACCAGTTGCTCATTTCGAGACGAGATTATTGCCTGGATGCTTATCGTATACGTGATCGATTTGTACTAAATCCAATGAACTGCGATGACAGGTTGAAAAAATCACCAAACATAATGCTCAATACGATAA ttaTGTTAATTTCTCTGCCTTTTCTCTATGCCACCATATTGATCTTTTGGCTGATTCCCGAACTGCGGAACTTGCATACCAAATGTCTAATTTCTTATCTACTTTCGTTAGCTATTGGCAATACCTTGATTATAACCATTAATTTGAGAAAATCGGATTACGTCAAGGCAGTGTGTGCTGCTATGG GATTCATCGCCTACTACTTCCTCTCAGCTGTCTTCTTCTGGCTTAATGTGATCTGTTTTGATATGTGGCAAATTTTTCATGGCACCAAAGCGAACTTGACACAATGTAAATGGATTAACTACTACTCACTCTACGGTTGGGGCATGCCATCTGTTATGACCGCTATAACTGTTATCTTACAGTATTCCGACATACCAGACGAACTGAAGTCGGGCATTGGCGTCACACATTGCTGGTTGAAAA gTAACGATTGGTCAGCGATGCTGTACTTCTATGGCCCTTGCTTTTTACTTATAGCCATCAATATTGTTATCTTCTATGTAACTGTAAAGAGGATCTATTATATACGCAAAGAATTAGACATGTTGACCCAAGAACGAGATGGTTTGAGTCGCTTGCGTTCACAACAAAATAA CTGTAATGGCAACGGTTTGGACAGCACAGAACTGAGACATCAAGGCGGCTGA
- the LOC105210458 gene encoding G-protein coupled receptor Mth2 isoform X3 has translation MSVLKIMGAFPTISRCALYILVTLATLHLTLAEITNCTFADTVNITDSQLLVNGSYNFEGLSVPPHLTGYYEYIELFGGTHEFVAKHLRGCVCQLKRCVKFCCHPRANMYRLTKNSRAQFDEQLNEELTYSPYLNITLHNSSRPQMHVVDEFVVQQGIPCDPGYMLMPHEWELFENGSVLRVTDQLLISRRDYCLDAYRIRDRFVLNPMNCDDRLKKSPNIMLNTIIMLISLPFLYATILIFWLIPELRNLHTKCLISYLLSLAIGNTLIITINLRKSDYVKAVCAAMGFIAYYFLSAVFFWLNVICFDMWQIFHGTKANLTQCKWINYYSLYGWGMPSVMTAITVILQYSDIPDELKSGIGVTHCWLKSNDWSAMLYFYGPCFLLIAINIVIFYVTVKRIYYIRKELDMLTQERDGLSRLRSQQNNTFSVWLFFRMFIIMGINWLLEIIAYMIDNKSKYAVIFQITNIYNGFQGLIIFMYLFIYLLVMKKKVLHAVMATVWTAQN, from the exons GTCTGTGTTGAAAATTATGGGCGCGTTTCCAACGATTTCACGCTGTGCGCTCTATATATTGGTCACACTTGCAACCTTACACTTAACGTTGGCCGAAATAACTAACTGCACGTTCGCGGATACTGTTAACATAACGGACAGTCAGTTACTTGTAAATGGGTCTTACAACTTTGAAGGTTTATCTGTGCCACCCCATTTGACTGGGTATTACGAGTACATTGAGCTCTTCGGTGGAACGCATGAGTTCGTGGCGAAACATTTACGTGGCTGCGTATGTCAACTCAAGCGTTGTGTCAAATTCTGTTGCCATCCCAGAGCCAATATGTATcgattaacgaaaaattcgcgAGCGCAATTTGATGAGCAATTGAATGAAGAGCTTACATATTCGCCATATTTAAATATCACCCTGCATAACAGTAGTCGACCACAGATGCATGTGGTGGATGAGTTTGTGGTGCAACAGGGCATACCCTGTGATCCGGGATATATGTTAATGCCGCATGAGTGGGAACTGTTTGAG AATGGCTCGGTGCTGCGTGTTACTGACCAGTTGCTCATTTCGAGACGAGATTATTGCCTGGATGCTTATCGTATACGTGATCGATTTGTACTAAATCCAATGAACTGCGATGACAGGTTGAAAAAATCACCAAACATAATGCTCAATACGATAA ttaTGTTAATTTCTCTGCCTTTTCTCTATGCCACCATATTGATCTTTTGGCTGATTCCCGAACTGCGGAACTTGCATACCAAATGTCTAATTTCTTATCTACTTTCGTTAGCTATTGGCAATACCTTGATTATAACCATTAATTTGAGAAAATCGGATTACGTCAAGGCAGTGTGTGCTGCTATGG GATTCATCGCCTACTACTTCCTCTCAGCTGTCTTCTTCTGGCTTAATGTGATCTGTTTTGATATGTGGCAAATTTTTCATGGCACCAAAGCGAACTTGACACAATGTAAATGGATTAACTACTACTCACTCTACGGTTGGGGCATGCCATCTGTTATGACCGCTATAACTGTTATCTTACAGTATTCCGACATACCAGACGAACTGAAGTCGGGCATTGGCGTCACACATTGCTGGTTGAAAA gTAACGATTGGTCAGCGATGCTGTACTTCTATGGCCCTTGCTTTTTACTTATAGCCATCAATATTGTTATCTTCTATGTAACTGTAAAGAGGATCTATTATATACGCAAAGAATTAGACATGTTGACCCAAGAACGAGATGGTTTGAGTCGCTTGCGTTCACAACAAAATAA CACTTTTAGTGTTTGGCTCTTCTTTCGCATGTTCATTATAATGGGCATTAATTGGCTGTTAGAGATAATCGCTTATATGATTGATAACAAGAGCAAGTATGCTGTTATATTCCAAATAACGAATATTTACAACGGTTTTCAAGGAttgattatatttatgtatttatttatatatttattggttaTGAAGAAGAAAGTGCTTCACG CTGTAATGGCAACGGTTTGGACAGCACAGAACTGA
- the LOC105210458 gene encoding G-protein coupled receptor Mth2 isoform X2: MIGSVKNMNRTVFYKMNIKATRNKSVLKIMGAFPTISRCALYILVTLATLHLTLAEITNCTFADTVNITDSQLLVNGSYNFEGLSVPPHLTGYYEYIELFGGTHEFVAKHLRGCVCQLKRCVKFCCHPRANMYRLTKNSRAQFDEQLNEELTYSPYLNITLHNSSRPQMHVVDEFVVQQGIPCDPGYMLMPHEWELFENGSVLRVTDQLLISRRDYCLDAYRIRDRFVLNPMNCDDRLKKSPNIMLNTIIMLISLPFLYATILIFWLIPELRNLHTKCLISYLLSLAIGNTLIITINLRKSDYVKAVCAAMGFIAYYFLSAVFFWLNVICFDMWQIFHGTKANLTQCKWINYYSLYGWGMPSVMTAITVILQYSDIPDELKSGIGVTHCWLKSNDWSAMLYFYGPCFLLIAINIVIFYVTVKRIYYIRKELDMLTQERDGLSRLRSQQNNVWLFFRMFIIMGINWLLEIIAYMIDNKSKYAVIFQITNIYNGFQGLIIFMYLFIYLLVMKKKVLHAVMATVWTAQN; this comes from the exons GTCTGTGTTGAAAATTATGGGCGCGTTTCCAACGATTTCACGCTGTGCGCTCTATATATTGGTCACACTTGCAACCTTACACTTAACGTTGGCCGAAATAACTAACTGCACGTTCGCGGATACTGTTAACATAACGGACAGTCAGTTACTTGTAAATGGGTCTTACAACTTTGAAGGTTTATCTGTGCCACCCCATTTGACTGGGTATTACGAGTACATTGAGCTCTTCGGTGGAACGCATGAGTTCGTGGCGAAACATTTACGTGGCTGCGTATGTCAACTCAAGCGTTGTGTCAAATTCTGTTGCCATCCCAGAGCCAATATGTATcgattaacgaaaaattcgcgAGCGCAATTTGATGAGCAATTGAATGAAGAGCTTACATATTCGCCATATTTAAATATCACCCTGCATAACAGTAGTCGACCACAGATGCATGTGGTGGATGAGTTTGTGGTGCAACAGGGCATACCCTGTGATCCGGGATATATGTTAATGCCGCATGAGTGGGAACTGTTTGAG AATGGCTCGGTGCTGCGTGTTACTGACCAGTTGCTCATTTCGAGACGAGATTATTGCCTGGATGCTTATCGTATACGTGATCGATTTGTACTAAATCCAATGAACTGCGATGACAGGTTGAAAAAATCACCAAACATAATGCTCAATACGATAA ttaTGTTAATTTCTCTGCCTTTTCTCTATGCCACCATATTGATCTTTTGGCTGATTCCCGAACTGCGGAACTTGCATACCAAATGTCTAATTTCTTATCTACTTTCGTTAGCTATTGGCAATACCTTGATTATAACCATTAATTTGAGAAAATCGGATTACGTCAAGGCAGTGTGTGCTGCTATGG GATTCATCGCCTACTACTTCCTCTCAGCTGTCTTCTTCTGGCTTAATGTGATCTGTTTTGATATGTGGCAAATTTTTCATGGCACCAAAGCGAACTTGACACAATGTAAATGGATTAACTACTACTCACTCTACGGTTGGGGCATGCCATCTGTTATGACCGCTATAACTGTTATCTTACAGTATTCCGACATACCAGACGAACTGAAGTCGGGCATTGGCGTCACACATTGCTGGTTGAAAA gTAACGATTGGTCAGCGATGCTGTACTTCTATGGCCCTTGCTTTTTACTTATAGCCATCAATATTGTTATCTTCTATGTAACTGTAAAGAGGATCTATTATATACGCAAAGAATTAGACATGTTGACCCAAGAACGAGATGGTTTGAGTCGCTTGCGTTCACAACAAAATAA TGTTTGGCTCTTCTTTCGCATGTTCATTATAATGGGCATTAATTGGCTGTTAGAGATAATCGCTTATATGATTGATAACAAGAGCAAGTATGCTGTTATATTCCAAATAACGAATATTTACAACGGTTTTCAAGGAttgattatatttatgtatttatttatatatttattggttaTGAAGAAGAAAGTGCTTCACG CTGTAATGGCAACGGTTTGGACAGCACAGAACTGA
- the LOC105210458 gene encoding G-protein coupled receptor Mth2 isoform X4: MGAFPTISRCALYILVTLATLHLTLAEITNCTFADTVNITDSQLLVNGSYNFEGLSVPPHLTGYYEYIELFGGTHEFVAKHLRGCVCQLKRCVKFCCHPRANMYRLTKNSRAQFDEQLNEELTYSPYLNITLHNSSRPQMHVVDEFVVQQGIPCDPGYMLMPHEWELFENGSVLRVTDQLLISRRDYCLDAYRIRDRFVLNPMNCDDRLKKSPNIMLNTIIMLISLPFLYATILIFWLIPELRNLHTKCLISYLLSLAIGNTLIITINLRKSDYVKAVCAAMGFIAYYFLSAVFFWLNVICFDMWQIFHGTKANLTQCKWINYYSLYGWGMPSVMTAITVILQYSDIPDELKSGIGVTHCWLKSNDWSAMLYFYGPCFLLIAINIVIFYVTVKRIYYIRKELDMLTQERDGLSRLRSQQNNTFSVWLFFRMFIIMGINWLLEIIAYMIDNKSKYAVIFQITNIYNGFQGLIIFMYLFIYLLVMKKKVLHAVMATVWTAQN; the protein is encoded by the exons ATGGGCGCGTTTCCAACGATTTCACGCTGTGCGCTCTATATATTGGTCACACTTGCAACCTTACACTTAACGTTGGCCGAAATAACTAACTGCACGTTCGCGGATACTGTTAACATAACGGACAGTCAGTTACTTGTAAATGGGTCTTACAACTTTGAAGGTTTATCTGTGCCACCCCATTTGACTGGGTATTACGAGTACATTGAGCTCTTCGGTGGAACGCATGAGTTCGTGGCGAAACATTTACGTGGCTGCGTATGTCAACTCAAGCGTTGTGTCAAATTCTGTTGCCATCCCAGAGCCAATATGTATcgattaacgaaaaattcgcgAGCGCAATTTGATGAGCAATTGAATGAAGAGCTTACATATTCGCCATATTTAAATATCACCCTGCATAACAGTAGTCGACCACAGATGCATGTGGTGGATGAGTTTGTGGTGCAACAGGGCATACCCTGTGATCCGGGATATATGTTAATGCCGCATGAGTGGGAACTGTTTGAG AATGGCTCGGTGCTGCGTGTTACTGACCAGTTGCTCATTTCGAGACGAGATTATTGCCTGGATGCTTATCGTATACGTGATCGATTTGTACTAAATCCAATGAACTGCGATGACAGGTTGAAAAAATCACCAAACATAATGCTCAATACGATAA ttaTGTTAATTTCTCTGCCTTTTCTCTATGCCACCATATTGATCTTTTGGCTGATTCCCGAACTGCGGAACTTGCATACCAAATGTCTAATTTCTTATCTACTTTCGTTAGCTATTGGCAATACCTTGATTATAACCATTAATTTGAGAAAATCGGATTACGTCAAGGCAGTGTGTGCTGCTATGG GATTCATCGCCTACTACTTCCTCTCAGCTGTCTTCTTCTGGCTTAATGTGATCTGTTTTGATATGTGGCAAATTTTTCATGGCACCAAAGCGAACTTGACACAATGTAAATGGATTAACTACTACTCACTCTACGGTTGGGGCATGCCATCTGTTATGACCGCTATAACTGTTATCTTACAGTATTCCGACATACCAGACGAACTGAAGTCGGGCATTGGCGTCACACATTGCTGGTTGAAAA gTAACGATTGGTCAGCGATGCTGTACTTCTATGGCCCTTGCTTTTTACTTATAGCCATCAATATTGTTATCTTCTATGTAACTGTAAAGAGGATCTATTATATACGCAAAGAATTAGACATGTTGACCCAAGAACGAGATGGTTTGAGTCGCTTGCGTTCACAACAAAATAA CACTTTTAGTGTTTGGCTCTTCTTTCGCATGTTCATTATAATGGGCATTAATTGGCTGTTAGAGATAATCGCTTATATGATTGATAACAAGAGCAAGTATGCTGTTATATTCCAAATAACGAATATTTACAACGGTTTTCAAGGAttgattatatttatgtatttatttatatatttattggttaTGAAGAAGAAAGTGCTTCACG CTGTAATGGCAACGGTTTGGACAGCACAGAACTGA
- the LOC105210458 gene encoding G-protein coupled receptor Mth2 isoform X1, producing MIGSVKNMNRTVFYKMNIKATRNKSVLKIMGAFPTISRCALYILVTLATLHLTLAEITNCTFADTVNITDSQLLVNGSYNFEGLSVPPHLTGYYEYIELFGGTHEFVAKHLRGCVCQLKRCVKFCCHPRANMYRLTKNSRAQFDEQLNEELTYSPYLNITLHNSSRPQMHVVDEFVVQQGIPCDPGYMLMPHEWELFENGSVLRVTDQLLISRRDYCLDAYRIRDRFVLNPMNCDDRLKKSPNIMLNTIIMLISLPFLYATILIFWLIPELRNLHTKCLISYLLSLAIGNTLIITINLRKSDYVKAVCAAMGFIAYYFLSAVFFWLNVICFDMWQIFHGTKANLTQCKWINYYSLYGWGMPSVMTAITVILQYSDIPDELKSGIGVTHCWLKSNDWSAMLYFYGPCFLLIAINIVIFYVTVKRIYYIRKELDMLTQERDGLSRLRSQQNNTFSVWLFFRMFIIMGINWLLEIIAYMIDNKSKYAVIFQITNIYNGFQGLIIFMYLFIYLLVMKKKVLHAVMATVWTAQN from the exons GTCTGTGTTGAAAATTATGGGCGCGTTTCCAACGATTTCACGCTGTGCGCTCTATATATTGGTCACACTTGCAACCTTACACTTAACGTTGGCCGAAATAACTAACTGCACGTTCGCGGATACTGTTAACATAACGGACAGTCAGTTACTTGTAAATGGGTCTTACAACTTTGAAGGTTTATCTGTGCCACCCCATTTGACTGGGTATTACGAGTACATTGAGCTCTTCGGTGGAACGCATGAGTTCGTGGCGAAACATTTACGTGGCTGCGTATGTCAACTCAAGCGTTGTGTCAAATTCTGTTGCCATCCCAGAGCCAATATGTATcgattaacgaaaaattcgcgAGCGCAATTTGATGAGCAATTGAATGAAGAGCTTACATATTCGCCATATTTAAATATCACCCTGCATAACAGTAGTCGACCACAGATGCATGTGGTGGATGAGTTTGTGGTGCAACAGGGCATACCCTGTGATCCGGGATATATGTTAATGCCGCATGAGTGGGAACTGTTTGAG AATGGCTCGGTGCTGCGTGTTACTGACCAGTTGCTCATTTCGAGACGAGATTATTGCCTGGATGCTTATCGTATACGTGATCGATTTGTACTAAATCCAATGAACTGCGATGACAGGTTGAAAAAATCACCAAACATAATGCTCAATACGATAA ttaTGTTAATTTCTCTGCCTTTTCTCTATGCCACCATATTGATCTTTTGGCTGATTCCCGAACTGCGGAACTTGCATACCAAATGTCTAATTTCTTATCTACTTTCGTTAGCTATTGGCAATACCTTGATTATAACCATTAATTTGAGAAAATCGGATTACGTCAAGGCAGTGTGTGCTGCTATGG GATTCATCGCCTACTACTTCCTCTCAGCTGTCTTCTTCTGGCTTAATGTGATCTGTTTTGATATGTGGCAAATTTTTCATGGCACCAAAGCGAACTTGACACAATGTAAATGGATTAACTACTACTCACTCTACGGTTGGGGCATGCCATCTGTTATGACCGCTATAACTGTTATCTTACAGTATTCCGACATACCAGACGAACTGAAGTCGGGCATTGGCGTCACACATTGCTGGTTGAAAA gTAACGATTGGTCAGCGATGCTGTACTTCTATGGCCCTTGCTTTTTACTTATAGCCATCAATATTGTTATCTTCTATGTAACTGTAAAGAGGATCTATTATATACGCAAAGAATTAGACATGTTGACCCAAGAACGAGATGGTTTGAGTCGCTTGCGTTCACAACAAAATAA CACTTTTAGTGTTTGGCTCTTCTTTCGCATGTTCATTATAATGGGCATTAATTGGCTGTTAGAGATAATCGCTTATATGATTGATAACAAGAGCAAGTATGCTGTTATATTCCAAATAACGAATATTTACAACGGTTTTCAAGGAttgattatatttatgtatttatttatatatttattggttaTGAAGAAGAAAGTGCTTCACG CTGTAATGGCAACGGTTTGGACAGCACAGAACTGA